A single window of Pontibacillus chungwhensis DNA harbors:
- a CDS encoding S1C family serine protease, translated as MGYYDDQTPSGNQHKRPGWIMPTVVGIILGAVLIMLALPALIQSNLLPYDLSSQENKQVQADEGESNNTTTENVNLDVTTQVTEVVSDVQEAVVGVVKIRESSGLFQEQPSGGEAGTGSGVIYKKENGKAYIVTNNHVVQGADRVEVSLIDGTRIEAELVGADPYTDLAVLTVEDSKVDKVIEIGDSSHVKVGEPAIAIGSPLGLMFSGSVTKGIISGKQRAIPQDFNGDGRMDWQAEVMQTDAAINPGNSGGALINIKGQLIGINSMKIAKSAVEGIGFAIPINNAVPIMEDIEEDGEVTRPFMGIGAVSLSEVPRSQQREILGLPKEVDGGVVVDNVQTASPADQAGLQQYDVITQLDGKDIQSIVDLRKHLYKDKNVGDKMSVTFFRNGQQQEVTMTLSNQSY; from the coding sequence ATGGGCTACTATGATGATCAAACCCCTTCAGGCAATCAACACAAGCGTCCTGGCTGGATTATGCCGACGGTTGTAGGTATTATCCTTGGTGCTGTGTTAATCATGTTAGCGTTACCCGCTCTTATTCAATCGAATCTCTTGCCATATGATTTATCCTCACAAGAGAATAAACAAGTGCAAGCAGATGAAGGAGAAAGTAATAATACGACAACAGAAAATGTGAACTTGGATGTTACTACTCAAGTTACAGAGGTAGTAAGTGATGTGCAAGAGGCCGTTGTAGGCGTTGTGAAGATTCGCGAATCCTCAGGTTTATTCCAAGAGCAACCATCTGGTGGCGAGGCAGGCACAGGTTCTGGTGTTATTTATAAAAAAGAAAACGGCAAAGCCTATATCGTAACCAATAACCATGTGGTTCAAGGTGCTGACCGAGTGGAAGTTTCTTTAATTGACGGAACCCGCATTGAAGCGGAGTTAGTTGGAGCTGATCCATATACAGATTTAGCTGTTCTGACCGTCGAAGATTCAAAAGTGGATAAGGTGATTGAGATTGGCGACTCGTCCCATGTAAAAGTGGGGGAACCAGCGATAGCTATTGGTAGCCCACTAGGGTTGATGTTCTCTGGATCTGTTACGAAAGGGATTATTAGCGGAAAGCAAAGGGCGATCCCTCAAGATTTCAATGGAGATGGACGAATGGATTGGCAGGCAGAAGTGATGCAAACGGATGCTGCAATTAATCCAGGGAATAGCGGCGGTGCCCTTATTAATATAAAAGGCCAGCTTATAGGAATCAACTCCATGAAAATTGCTAAATCAGCAGTAGAAGGAATCGGGTTTGCTATCCCTATTAATAATGCTGTTCCGATTATGGAAGACATAGAAGAAGATGGAGAAGTTACTCGACCATTTATGGGAATCGGAGCGGTTTCTTTATCTGAAGTCCCTCGTTCTCAACAAAGGGAAATCTTAGGTTTACCTAAAGAGGTTGATGGTGGTGTTGTGGTTGATAATGTACAAACCGCTTCTCCAGCTGACCAAGCAGGACTTCAGCAATATGATGTCATTACCCAATTAGACGGTAAAGACATTCAAAGCATCGTTGATTTACGTAAACATTTGTATAAGGATAAAAACGTTGGTGACAAAATGTCGGTTACATTCTTCCGTAATGGACAGCAGCAAGAAGTTACAATGACGTTGTCCAATCAAAGTTATTAA
- a CDS encoding CxxH/CxxC protein has protein sequence MKLFVCQDHVDRGIDVIVDECETFPNLDQLNKDEQLSTACEYCSESATYIVANAGSNTK, from the coding sequence TTGAAATTATTTGTATGTCAGGATCATGTTGATCGGGGGATTGATGTCATTGTGGATGAGTGTGAAACTTTCCCGAACTTAGATCAACTTAATAAAGATGAACAATTATCCACAGCGTGTGAATACTGTAGTGAGTCTGCTACATATATAGTGGCGAACGCAGGTTCTAATACCAAATAA
- a CDS encoding MBL fold metallo-hydrolase gives MSMHFSVLASGSTGNAFYIGTEQQKLLVDAGLSGKQLERVMSQVDVDPHDLNGILVTHEHSDHIKGLGILARRYNLPIYANEKTWKAMEGQIGKITTDQKFEFSMETVKAFGDLEVESFGVSHDAAEPMFYVFHHNGKKVALVTDTGYVSERIKKTVEDADAYIFESNHDVEMLRMGRYPWNVKRRILGDKGHVSNEDSALALTDIIGNSTKRIYLAHLSQDNNMKDLARMSVGNMLKERGIPLGNAIDLFDTDPNHATPIYTLNDV, from the coding sequence ATGAGTATGCACTTTAGCGTACTGGCATCCGGAAGTACCGGCAATGCCTTTTATATCGGTACTGAACAACAGAAGTTACTTGTAGATGCCGGGTTAAGCGGGAAACAATTAGAGCGTGTCATGTCTCAAGTAGACGTAGATCCGCATGATTTAAATGGCATCCTTGTAACTCACGAGCATAGCGATCACATTAAAGGTTTAGGCATACTCGCGAGACGGTATAATTTACCGATCTATGCGAATGAGAAAACGTGGAAAGCAATGGAAGGTCAGATTGGGAAGATCACAACAGATCAGAAGTTTGAGTTCTCTATGGAAACTGTGAAAGCTTTTGGCGACCTTGAAGTTGAATCATTCGGAGTTTCTCATGATGCGGCAGAGCCAATGTTTTATGTGTTTCACCATAATGGCAAGAAAGTAGCTTTAGTGACGGACACGGGATATGTATCTGAGCGAATCAAGAAGACCGTTGAAGACGCTGATGCTTATATATTTGAATCCAATCATGACGTGGAGATGCTCCGAATGGGAAGGTATCCATGGAATGTTAAACGACGTATATTAGGTGACAAGGGGCACGTTTCTAATGAGGATAGTGCACTGGCATTAACAGATATTATTGGCAATTCAACAAAGCGTATTTATTTAGCCCATTTAAGTCAAGATAATAACATGAAAGATCTAGCGCGTATGTCCGTAGGGAATATGTTAAAAGAACGTGGTATTCCTTTAGGGAATGCGATTGACTTATTTGATACCGACCCGAATCATGCTACACCCATCTATACGCTGAATGACGTTTAG